In Sphingopyxis sp. 113P3, one DNA window encodes the following:
- a CDS encoding DUF2167 domain-containing protein: protein MKQPFNRNRALAVAAALAVAAVPATMLQGAAFAASALAQENAAAQQQAAAERLLASLKRRTGTIPIDVAKADLVLGDRYYFVGRQEARSILVDIWRNPPEAADNVLGMVFPKGKSFVDDTWSAVITFERSGYVSDEDAKTIDYDALLADMRKSDEEQADTVRAQGYPAGIVQRWAQAPTYDAAKHSLVWARDIKFDGTAEDTLNYDIRLLGRSGVLSMNIIAGMSQLGEVREAAKIFAQVGNFRAGARYADFDPSVDKRAEYGLAGLVAAGAGAAVAKKVGLLALLAKFGKLIFLAIIGAFVALRSRIGRIFRRQPALEASEWDVPAAAAEDDPQA from the coding sequence ATGAAGCAGCCGTTCAACAGGAACCGCGCGCTCGCCGTGGCGGCGGCGCTTGCGGTCGCTGCCGTGCCCGCCACCATGCTTCAAGGAGCGGCGTTCGCGGCGAGTGCTCTGGCGCAGGAAAACGCGGCCGCGCAGCAACAGGCAGCCGCCGAAAGGCTGCTCGCGTCGCTGAAGCGCCGTACGGGCACGATCCCGATCGATGTTGCGAAGGCCGACCTCGTTCTGGGCGACCGTTATTATTTCGTCGGCCGGCAAGAGGCGCGCTCGATCCTCGTCGACATCTGGCGCAATCCGCCCGAAGCCGCCGACAATGTGCTCGGTATGGTCTTTCCCAAGGGCAAGAGCTTCGTCGATGACACCTGGTCGGCGGTAATCACCTTCGAACGCTCGGGCTATGTTTCCGACGAGGATGCCAAGACGATCGACTATGACGCGCTGCTCGCCGACATGAGAAAGAGCGATGAGGAGCAGGCCGACACCGTGCGCGCGCAGGGATATCCTGCGGGTATCGTTCAGCGCTGGGCACAGGCGCCAACCTATGATGCCGCGAAGCACTCCCTCGTCTGGGCGCGTGATATCAAGTTCGACGGCACGGCTGAGGATACGCTCAACTATGACATTCGCCTGCTTGGCCGTTCCGGGGTGCTCAGCATGAACATCATTGCCGGCATGAGTCAGCTCGGCGAGGTGCGCGAGGCTGCGAAGATCTTTGCGCAGGTCGGCAATTTCCGGGCGGGTGCGCGCTACGCCGACTTCGATCCGTCGGTGGACAAGAGGGCCGAATATGGTCTCGCCGGGCTCGTCGCTGCGGGCGCGGGGGCGGCGGTGGCAAAAAAGGTTGGTCTGCTCGCCCTCCTCGCCAAGTTCGGCAAGCTGATTTTCCTTGCGATCATCGGGGCCTTTGTCGCGCTTCGCAGCCGTATCGGACGCATCTTCAGGCGCCAGCCGGCTCTCGAGGCATCGGAATGGGACGTCCCGGCCGCGGCTGCGGAGGACGATCCCCAGGCGTAG